The sequence below is a genomic window from Ipomoea triloba cultivar NCNSP0323 chromosome 2, ASM357664v1.
CCGGCCAGTCTCCTCCTGCAACTCCTCTTCGCCTCGTCGAATTCCGACACCTCGTGGAATCTGATGATGCcaattttttaaacaaacaacacaaaatctcaaattcaaattgaaattgaaattcacgACAAACTAACTAACGCTCAGAAATTTAAAAACCCTAAAAACCTGCTGCATTGCTGGCAGAATCTCTGGTCAACGCCATTGAGCAACACAGCCGGAGCCTTGGCGTGGACTTCACACACTTTATGCCTCTTGTGGTATGTCTTCGCAAATGTTAAATCAGCGCCACACATCTCCACCTGACAGCACGACGACGACGCCGTCACGCCGCCTCCGGCAACACCACCGGACGACGGTCCCTTCTTTCCTAACCCAACAtccattattttcttctttctcaAATCACACTCAT
It includes:
- the LOC116008686 gene encoding squamosa promoter-binding-like protein 3, whose product is MEAHNHGARLASTLKAKRELEGEDEDEEEEDEEDECDLRKKKIMDVGLGKKGPSSGGVAGGGVTASSSCCQVEMCGADLTFAKTYHKRHKVCEVHAKAPAVLLNGVDQRFCQQCSRFHEVSEFDEAKRSCRRRLAGHNERRRKASCENRGGGEGSSRRRVETPLKESKQCSRGGGQLIISAAGTSSYENFHIH